In Candidatus Latescibacterota bacterium, the following are encoded in one genomic region:
- a CDS encoding polysaccharide deacetylase family protein — protein MTKPEAVPVVMYHGVAPDRPEWIWNHLVTPVDVFDGQMRSLKENGWNTITLRQLYSRMKDNTPLPEKPVVLTFDDGYLDNWVYAYPILKKYGHHAVIWMTTDFIDPCPDPRPKLDDSGTDLSHKNDLESLGFLSFSEMRVMEESGHAEIQSHALTHTWYFSGEKIVNFHMPATRDGYDPFPWLSWNAFPEKKYGYMSRDLSVDLPFGTPVYRHERSLVVRRYFDDEDLAKRLVAHVATHGGASFFEMSSWREELEELVTNYGSPSGRYETEEEYEDRVRNELAGSRRILSEGLGHDIDFLCWPGGGFNDTTLRIAEDAGYLATTTDYHAPGRKNIYGERPDRINRIGCASPWMWRGKVSIKDTDPGFFIALLDRFMGKKGSIWKMRCYKIKYLIRYLLTGNK, from the coding sequence ATGACGAAGCCTGAAGCAGTACCGGTTGTCATGTATCATGGAGTTGCGCCGGACAGGCCCGAATGGATCTGGAATCATCTAGTCACACCTGTCGATGTGTTCGACGGCCAGATGAGGTCTCTGAAAGAAAACGGTTGGAACACGATTACGCTCAGGCAGCTCTATTCACGCATGAAGGATAACACTCCCCTCCCGGAAAAGCCGGTCGTTTTGACTTTTGACGATGGCTATCTGGACAACTGGGTATATGCCTACCCCATTCTGAAAAAATATGGTCATCATGCCGTGATCTGGATGACGACCGATTTTATAGATCCCTGTCCCGATCCCCGGCCGAAGCTGGACGATTCCGGGACAGACCTCAGCCATAAAAATGACCTGGAGAGTCTGGGGTTTCTCTCATTCTCGGAGATGCGGGTGATGGAGGAATCGGGGCATGCCGAGATCCAGAGCCACGCATTGACCCATACATGGTATTTTTCGGGAGAAAAGATCGTTAATTTTCATATGCCTGCCACCAGAGATGGATATGATCCGTTCCCCTGGCTTTCGTGGAACGCGTTTCCTGAGAAAAAATACGGGTATATGTCGAGAGACCTCAGCGTTGATCTGCCATTCGGCACACCTGTATACAGACACGAAAGATCGCTAGTGGTGAGAAGGTATTTCGATGACGAGGACCTGGCGAAACGACTTGTCGCGCATGTAGCCACACATGGAGGTGCCAGTTTCTTTGAGATGTCTTCATGGAGGGAAGAGCTGGAAGAGCTGGTGACGAATTACGGATCTCCATCAGGCAGGTACGAGACCGAAGAGGAGTACGAGGACAGGGTAAGAAATGAACTTGCCGGGTCTCGCCGTATTCTCTCCGAAGGACTCGGCCATGATATAGATTTTCTCTGCTGGCCCGGAGGGGGATTCAACGATACGACGTTGAGGATCGCCGAGGATGCGGGTTACCTGGCTACCACTACGGACTATCATGCTCCAGGCAGAAAGAATATCTACGGAGAAAGACCAGACAGGATAAACAGGATAGGATGCGCTTCGCCGTGGATGTGGAGAGGCAAAGTGTCTATCAAGGATACCGATCCCGGGTTTTTCATCGCTTTGCTGGACAGATTCATGGGAAAAAAAGGGTCGATTTGGAAAATGCGCTGTTATAAGATAAAATACCTGATCAGATATCTTTTGACCGGAAACAAATAA